The following proteins are co-located in the Palaemon carinicauda isolate YSFRI2023 chromosome 3, ASM3689809v2, whole genome shotgun sequence genome:
- the LOC137632429 gene encoding LOW QUALITY PROTEIN: uncharacterized protein (The sequence of the model RefSeq protein was modified relative to this genomic sequence to represent the inferred CDS: inserted 1 base in 1 codon), producing the protein MEKLKKTRTTCRGWVTRASKALSDLLKSSTTTISQFEYAIKEYDQRLAKLDEVQEAIEIEVAEEELEQLLDEAHEFRTVSVQPRIXAEDQIRKLAAPGSKAGSISGQSSSRESDITNVKLPKLELPKFSGEVTQWQSFWDQYNSHIDAVISKFTYLLSLLEGDARNVVKGLAHTSANYQVACKLLKERYYKPERIIFAHVQALLNGEVNINVSGPKGVAQLWKLRDDILIHIRSLEALGITGKQCEVFLTPIILSRLPSELRLEWARDGDGHKSDLDWLLTFLDKEISRLERSEAFKGKSSIEVKKIENKSSKDKVYSAAALHASSKQENTMCSFCAKKHKSENCYGVLELSGKERGEKIRSLGLFFKCLKSGHMSRDCKARTRCTKCNGAHSTLMCGVRLEMNLKKEENEAKEDAIGTEKPGDVALLTGQGGNCAILQTAKVQVSGSDGTVVTARVMFDNGADRSYISSKFVKKCKPQWITSAPMPYSSFGGHSSGKNEHRNVYELKLWDSDKKVVRIIAAEIPRICQSLVRPIVPDSVLNSFSHVVLADDYHHDSPIEIDILIGLDFYWTLISPVDAFQINHVVAMKSLFGYVLSGRLYKTNDSCTYSVPQLLCISSVSDSDLCKFWYLETVGVKPRELVESYSETKVFKEFESTVKFVNGRYEVALPWKDDSAKERLLNNVVIAHKRLGRLMVKLEHDKELKKEYQKVFDDYESDHIIEEVPRQEISGVNPVYYMPHRPVVKLSSSSTKIRPVFDASSSCYNGVSLNDCLSSGPSVNPDLVEVLIRFRRWPIAVTADIRKAFLQISVQEKDRDVHRFLWPRDDGTIRHMRFTRVPFGNTASPFLLNATIKHHLDKYPPTSVVQDLKSNMYTDNWLSGADSAVEAADKFCEARSILADASMDLTKLVSNSLLITSQLCDNKVPFINSDEPNTVLGLKWCNSLDSFSFDGINSDSFVEVVCTKRSILSVIAKIFDPLGLISPYVMYGKILFQELWKLGLTWDQEMPSGLKLKFLSSEHFKNYQIDRCYFSPKAWGKLSHMELHGFGDASEKGYGACVYLRVPVENGSYKVSLVSSKSRVAPIKTITLPRLELMGCLLCSRLVNFVKNTLNLDNCVRVRCWTDSTIALSWIQRDASKKDLFVANRVKEIRELTPPSCWQHCVSKDNPADLITRGLLADKLVDSTMWLYGPSMLKESQYQEREGNPVKYKDEIGIESTAVCLNVQGVPDNPLIDLDRYSKLSKVLRVTAYVLRFIINCRNSNNEVAGPLITEEIDFAKLKLIYCIQREVFSAEIKVLLGKKAIPQWSKLRNLDPFLDDKGLIRVRGRLEFSNLDYDTKHPIIIPKGQFAKLLIRFQHSQPVAPLPKERVRTSPPFDVTGLDYAGPLFCADCPSKKFYVLLFTCGVVRAVHLELTESLSLPDCLLAIRRFVARRSLPSVIYSDNAKTFVAARYEVQRLYGHLAPKWNFIAPRAPWWGGWWERLIRSVKLALRKTLNLNYVSKSELETILVEIESCINSRPLTYVSDELDSIHYLTPSHFILGRAPHCKSLRNFEPCKVTSRDLNEREVLRNQNLEHFWKIWSNNYITNLPQVVKGFNRKCDLSMGDLVLIKEDNLPRLKWPLGVIVDVFKGRDGLVRSVRLKTKKGEMTRPIQRLYNLEVGRSEDLITTDAPCEDFDRDVCDNPQMPVHTVSDEDVFPKSKSGRVIKPPTKVDSGNGVKREILMLLETDNAINVIVDEKRDEY; encoded by the exons ATGGAGAAGTTAAAGAAGACTAGGACTACATGTAGAGGGTGGGTGACAAGAGCTTCCAAGGCATTGAGTGACCTTCTGAAGTCTTCCACCACAACTATTAGTCAATTTGAGTATGCTATCAAGGAATACGACCAGAGACTAGCTAAGTTGGATGAAGTCCAAGAAGCAATAGAAATTGAGGTAGCTGAAGAAGAACTAGAACAACTTTTGGATGAAGCCCATGAGTTTAGAACAGTAAGTGTGCAGCCTAGGa cagctgaagaccagataaggaAGTTAGCAGCACCTGGTTCTAAAGCTGGCAGTATAAGTGGACAGTCTTCATCTCGAGAGTCAGATATCACCAATGTCAAGTTACCCAAGCTGGAGCTACCGAAGTTTAGTGGTGAAGTGACCCAATGGCAGTCCTTCTGGGATCAATATAATTCCCACATCGATGCAGTGATCAGTAAGTTCACTTATTTGCTGTCTTTGCTGGAGGGAGATGCCAGGAATGTAGTGAAGGGATTAGCTCATACCAGTGCTAATTACCAGGTTGCCTGCAAACTACTGAAAGAACGCTACTACAAGCCAGAAAGGATTATTTTTGCTCATGTTCAGGCATTGTTAAATGGTGAGGTCAACATTAATGTCAGCGGACCCAAAGGTGTGGCACAGCTGTGGAAATTACGAGATGACATTCTAATACACATCCGCAGTTTGGAGGCGCTAGGAATCACAGGAAAACAATGTGAAGTGTTTCTTACACCTATCATCCTCTCCCGTTTGCCAAGTGAACTGCGGCTAGAGTGGGCCAGGGATGGTGATGGACATAAGAGTGATTTAGATTGGTTATTGACATTCTTAGACAAGGAAATTTCAAGATTAGAAAGGTCTGAAGCCTTTAAGGGAAAGAGTAGTAttgaagtaaagaaaattgaaaataagagttcTAAAGACAAGGTGTATTCAGCCGCAGCCCTTCATGCTTCGTCCAAGCAAGAAAACACAATGTGCAGTTTCTGTGCCAAGAAGCACAAATCGGAAAACTGTTATGGTGTGCTAGAATTGAGTGGAAAGGAGCGAGGTGAAAAAATAAGAAGTTTAGGCCTATTTTTCAAGTGTTTGAAGAGTGGACACATGTCAAGAGACTGTAAAGCTCGTACAAGGTGTACAAAGTGTAACGGTGCCCATTCTACCTTAATGTGTGGCGTTAGGCTGGAAATGAACCTTAAGAAGGAGGAAAATGAAGCAAAGGAAGATGCTATTGGCACTGAAAAGCCTGGCGATGTGGCACTTCTAACAGGGCAAGGTGGTAACTGTGCCATTTTACAAACTGCCAAAGTTCAGGTGAGTGGTAGTGATGGTACTGTTGTCACTGCTCGGGTAATGTTTGATAATGGTGCAGACAGGTCTTATATTAGTAGCAAATTTGTGAAGAAATGTAAACCACAATGGATCACTAGTGCACCTATGCCATACTCTAGTTTTGGTGGTCATAGTAGTGGAAAAAATGAACACAGAAATGTTTATGAGTTAAAGTTGTGGGACTCTGACAAGAAGGTGGTACGTATTATTGCTGCGGAGATTCCCAGAATATGTCAATCCTTGGTTAGGCCTATTGTACCAGATTCAGTGCTTAACTCTTTTTCTCATGttgtattagctgatgattaccaccaTGATTCTCCCATTGAGATTGATATACTGATTGGTCTAGATTTCTACTGGACACTGATTTCTCCTGTAGATGCCTTCCAAATTAACCATGTCGTAGCCATGAAGTCTCTCTTTGGTTATGTCTTGAGTGGCAGGCTGTATAAAACCAATGATTCTTGTACCTACTCTGTACCACAATTATTGTGTATCTCCTCTGTTTCAGATTCAGATTTGTGTAAGTTTTGGTATTTGGAAACTGTAGGGGTTAAGCCTAGGGAATTAGTTGAAAGTTATAGTGAAACCAAAGTTTTCAAAGAATTTGAGAGTACTGTGAAGTTTGTGAATGGTCGCTATGAGGTTGCACTGCCATGGAAGGATGATTCTGCTAAGGAAAGGCTTTTAAATAATGTTGTCATAGCCCATAAAAGGTTAGGTAGGCTAATGGTTAAGTTAGAACACGATAAGGAGCTTAAGAAAGAGTATCAAAAGGTGTTTGATGATTATGAGTCTGATCACATAATAGAAGAGGTACCAAGGCAGGAAATTTCAGGTGTGAATCCTGTGTACTATATGCCTCATCGTCCGGTAGTTAAGTTAAGTAGTTCAAGTACTAAGATAAGACCTGTGTTTGATGCCTCTTCCTCTTGTTACAATGGTGTATCATTGAATGACTGTTTGTCCTCAGGCCCATCAGTCAACCCTGACTTGGTTGAGGTGCTCATTCGTTTTCGTCGTTGGCCCATTGCTGTTACAGCTGATATAAGAAAGGCCTTTTTGCAAATTAGTGTacaagagaaagacagagatgttcatAGATTTTTGTGGCCAAGAGACGATGGTACAATACGGCACATGAGATTCACACGTGTACCCTTTGGTAACACAGCGAGCCCATTTCTGTTAAATGCCACAATCAAACATCATTTGGATAAGTATCCCCCAACTAGTGTAGTGCAAGATTTGAAGTCTAACATGTATACAGACAATTGGTTGAGTGGTGCAGATTCTGCTGTAGAAGCAGCTGATAAATTTTGTGAAGCCCGTAGCATTTTAGCTGATGCTAGTATGGACCTTACAAAACTTGTATCAAATAGTTTGCTAATTACTTCTCAGTTATGTGACAACAAGGTACCCTTTATAAATTCTGATGAACCCAATACTGTATTAGGCCTGAAGTGGTGTAACTCACTGGACAGTTTCTCCTTTGATGGCATAAACTCAGATTCCTTTGTAGAAGTAGTCTGTACTAAGCGAAGTATCCTTAGTGTGATAGCCAAGATTTTTGACCCTTTAGGGTTAATAAGTCCATATGTTATGTATGGCAAGATACTTTTTCAGGAACTCTGGAAACTGGGTTTGACTTGGGATCAAGAAATGCCATCAGGGTTGAAGCTAAAGTTCCTTAGTAGTGAGCATTTTAAGAATTATCAGATAGATAGATGTTATTTTTCACCAAAGGCCTGGGGGAAGCTTAGTCATATGGAGCTACATGGGTTTGGTGATGCCTCTGAAAAGGGCTATGGGGCTTGTGTGTACCTGCGAGTGCCTGTGGAGAACGGCTCATACAAGGTGTCATTAGTGTCCTCTAAGTCAAGAGTTGCTCCCATAAAGACAATTACATTGCCGAGGTTAGAACTCATGGGATGTCTTTTGTGTTCACGATTAGTCAACTTTGTGAAGAATACCCTTAACCTAGATAACTGTGTTAGAGTTAGGTGTTGGACAGATTCTACCATTGCTCTGTCATGGATTCAAAGAGATGCTAGTAAGAAGGACCTATTTGTAGCTAATCGGGTAAAGGAAATCAGAGAGTTAACACCTCCAAGTTGCTGGCAACATTGTGTAAGTAAGGACAATCCAGCTGACCTGATAACACGAGGTCTGTTGGCAGACAAGCTTGTGGATAGTACTATGTGGCTCTATGGGCCTAGTATGTTAAAAGAATCCCAATACCAGGAAAGGGAAGGTAACCCAGTTAAGTATAAAGATGAAATAGGCATAGAAAGTACTGCTGTCTGTCTTAATGTACAAGGCGTGCCAGACAACCCTTTGATAGATTTAGACCGATACAGTAAATTAAGCAAGGTGTTAAGAGTTACAGCTTATGTCTTAAGATTTATCATAAATTGTAGAAATAGTAATAACGAAGTGGCAGGCCCTCTCATTACTGAAGAGATCGATTTTGCTAAGTTGAAGTTGATTTACTGCATCCAAAGAGAAGTGTTTTCTGCAGAAATAAAGGTACTTTTGGGTAAAAAGGCTATCCCTCAATGGTCTAAATTAAGAAATCTTGACCCCTTTCTAGATGATAAAGGCTTAATAAGAGTTAGGGGACGTCTTGAGTTTTCTAACTTGGACTATGACACTAAACATCCTATCATAATTCCAAAGGGTCAATTTGCTAAACTGTTGATCAGATTTCAGCACAG TCAGCCTGTGGCTCCATTACCTAAAGAAAGAGTAAGGACTTCTCCACCATTTGATGTAACAGGCTTAGATTATGCAGGCCCCCTCTTTTGTGCTGATTGTCCTAGTAAGAAATTTTATGTATTGTTGTTCACTTGTGGTGTTGTAAGAGCTGTACACCTAGAGCTTACAGAATCTTTATCCTTGCCTGACTGCTTATTGGCTATAAGAAGATTTGTTGCCAGGAGAAGTTTACCTAGTGTTATATATTCAGATAATGCAAAGACTTTTGTAGCTGCTAGGTATGAAGTACAAAGGCTGTATGGCCACTTGGCTCCCAAATGGAACTTTATTGCCCCTCGTGCTCCCTGGTGGGGGGGCTGGTGGGAGAGACTTATTAGGTCAGTTAAGCTTGCCTTGAGAAAGACACTGAATCTGAACTATGTAAGTAAGAGTGAATTAGAAACTATACTAGTAGAAATAGAGTCCTGTATTAATTCCAGACCATTGACCTATGTGAGTGATGAACTTGATTCCATTCATTATCTCACTCCATCACATTTTATCCTAGGAAGAGCTCCACACTGTAAATCCTTAAGAAATTTTGAGCCATGTAAGGTGACTTCCAGGGACTTGAATGAAAGAGAAGTTTTAAGAAACCAGAACCTAGAACATTTTTGGAAAATTTGGAGTAACAATTATATAACCAATTTGCCTCAAGTTGTTAAAGGATTCAATAGAAAATGTGATTTGTCTATGGGTGACCTTGTGTTGATAAAGGAGGATAACCTCCCTAGATTGAAGTGGCCTCTTGGGGTTATTGTAGATGTTTTTAAAGGTAGAGATGGACTTGTAAGAAGTGTAAGGCTCAAAACTAAAAAGGGAGAAATGACTAGACCCATTCAAAGATTGTATAATCTTGAAGTAGGTAGATCTGAAGATTTGATTACTACTGATGCACCCTGTGAGGATTTTGATAGAGATGTATGTGATAATCCTCAAATGCCTGTCCATACTGTTAGTGATGAGGATGTATTTCCAAAGTCTAAGTCTGGTAGAGTAATTAAGCCTCCTACTAA